In a genomic window of Comamonadaceae bacterium OTU4NAUVB1:
- the ubiB gene encoding ubiquinone biosynthesis regulatory protein kinase UbiB: MNRFSRGLYIVWIALRYGLDELVLTSFQKPWLGVVARVLSIGRRLDAPRGQRLREALERLGPIFVKFGQVLSTRRDLLPPDIADELAWLQDRVAPFPSSVAIATIERAFKRPVAEVFERFDETPVASASIAQVHFATIRNAKGRVRDVAVKVLRPGMRRVMEKDLALMAMMAGWVESLSADGKRLKPREVVAEFNKYLHDELDLVREAANAAQLRRNMAELDLVLIPEMIWDFCHPEVMVMERMNGVPIAQLDRLRAAGVDIPKLARDGVTIFFTQVFRDGFFHADMHPGNIQVSLEEATFGRYISLDFGIVGTLTETDKEYLAQNFVAFFRRDYKRVAELHLESGWVPEGTRIDELEAAIRTVCEPYFDRPLKEISLGMVLMRLFQTSRRFHVEIQPQLVLLQKTLLNIEGLGRQLDPELDLWATAKPFLEKWMLDQIGPKRLFAQLREEAPRYAKLLPQLPRLLHEYLEHRPDDHRRELLELLQAQKKTIGLLQGVIYGGVGFALGLLAMQLLLRVKVL; the protein is encoded by the coding sequence ATGAATCGCTTCTCACGCGGTCTGTACATCGTCTGGATCGCACTGCGCTACGGGCTCGACGAGCTGGTGCTCACGAGCTTCCAGAAACCATGGCTGGGAGTCGTGGCGCGCGTGCTCTCGATCGGACGGCGGCTGGACGCGCCGCGTGGCCAGCGTCTGCGCGAGGCGCTGGAGCGGCTCGGTCCCATCTTCGTGAAATTCGGTCAGGTGCTCTCGACGCGGCGTGACCTCCTGCCACCGGACATCGCCGACGAGCTCGCCTGGCTGCAGGATCGCGTGGCGCCGTTTCCGTCGTCCGTCGCCATCGCCACCATCGAACGCGCCTTCAAGCGGCCGGTGGCCGAGGTCTTCGAGCGTTTCGACGAGACGCCGGTCGCGAGCGCTTCGATCGCCCAGGTGCATTTCGCGACCATCCGCAACGCCAAGGGCCGCGTGCGCGATGTCGCCGTGAAGGTGCTGCGCCCGGGCATGCGCCGCGTGATGGAGAAGGACCTGGCGTTGATGGCCATGATGGCCGGCTGGGTGGAGAGCCTGTCGGCCGACGGCAAGCGCCTCAAACCGCGCGAGGTGGTGGCCGAATTCAACAAGTACCTGCACGACGAGCTCGATCTGGTGCGCGAGGCCGCCAACGCCGCCCAGCTGCGGCGCAACATGGCCGAACTCGATCTGGTGCTCATTCCCGAGATGATCTGGGACTTCTGCCACCCGGAGGTCATGGTGATGGAGCGCATGAACGGCGTGCCCATCGCGCAGCTCGACCGCCTGCGCGCGGCCGGCGTCGACATTCCCAAGCTGGCGCGCGACGGCGTCACGATCTTCTTCACGCAGGTCTTCCGCGACGGTTTCTTCCATGCCGACATGCATCCCGGCAACATCCAGGTGAGCCTGGAGGAGGCCACTTTCGGCCGCTACATCTCGCTGGACTTCGGCATCGTCGGCACGCTGACCGAGACGGACAAGGAATACCTGGCGCAGAATTTCGTCGCCTTCTTCCGCCGCGACTACAAGCGGGTCGCCGAACTTCACCTGGAAAGCGGCTGGGTGCCCGAGGGCACGCGCATCGACGAACTCGAGGCGGCCATCCGGACCGTGTGCGAGCCGTATTTCGACCGGCCGCTCAAGGAGATCTCGCTGGGCATGGTGCTCATGCGCCTGTTCCAGACCTCGCGCCGCTTCCACGTCGAGATCCAGCCCCAACTCGTGCTGCTGCAGAAGACCCTGCTCAACATCGAGGGGCTCGGCCGACAACTCGATCCCGAACTCGACCTCTGGGCGACGGCCAAGCCGTTCCTGGAAAAGTGGATGCTCGACCAGATCGGGCCGAAACGGCTGTTCGCCCAACTGCGGGAGGAGGCGCCGCGCTACGCCAAGCTGCTGCCCCAGCTGCCCCGCCTGCTGCACGAGTACCTGGAGCACCGCCCCGACGACCACCGCCGTGAGTTGCTCGAACTGCTGCAAGCGCAGAAGAAGACCATCGGCCTGCTGCAGGGGGTGATCTATGGTGGCGTGGGTTTTGCGTTGGGGCTGCTCGCGATGCAGCTGCTGCTGCGCGTGAAGGTCCTGTAG
- the mqo gene encoding malate dehydrogenase (quinone), with protein MFKKTHSALVGVALSLALAGAQAAEPRKVDVLLIGGGIMSSTLGVMLGELEPGWSMEMVERLDGVAKESSNGWNNAGTGHSALAELNYTPEKDGKVEIVKAIEINEAFQVSRQFWASQVKRDVLKNPRSFINSTPHMSFVWGDENIAFLKRRHAALQASPLFRGMQYSEDPAQIGKWVPLMMEGRDATQKVAATWTPIGTDVNFGEITRQFVGHLQTRSNFSLKLSSEVQDITRNADGTWRIGYKNLKDGSTTQTDARFVFVGAGGGALHLLQKSGIPEAKDYAGFPVGGSFLVTENPAIVERHLAKAYGKASVGSPPMSVPHLDTRILDGKRVILFGPFATFSTKFLKEGSYLDLLTSTTPHNVWPMVKVGVAEYSLVEYLAGQVMLSDDDRLKALREYLPNAKKEDWRLWQAGQRVQIIKRDKARGGVLKLGTEIVSSQDGTLAGLLGASPGASTAAPIMLDLMKQVFKDKLATPAWQSRIREMVPSYGTALNASAEKVQQEWTSTSQVLQLAPPPTLDAMTTSPAPVSAPATSARPSPSGQPATRQPSKASTDMAL; from the coding sequence ATGTTCAAGAAAACGCATTCCGCCCTGGTGGGCGTGGCCCTGTCGCTGGCACTCGCCGGCGCGCAGGCGGCCGAACCCAGGAAGGTCGATGTGCTGCTGATCGGCGGCGGCATCATGAGCTCGACGCTGGGCGTCATGCTCGGCGAACTCGAGCCTGGCTGGTCGATGGAAATGGTCGAGCGCCTCGACGGCGTCGCCAAGGAGAGTTCGAACGGCTGGAACAACGCCGGCACCGGGCATTCGGCGCTGGCCGAACTCAACTACACGCCGGAGAAGGACGGCAAGGTGGAAATCGTCAAAGCCATCGAGATCAACGAGGCATTCCAGGTCTCGCGGCAGTTCTGGGCCTCGCAGGTGAAGCGCGACGTGCTGAAGAACCCCCGCTCGTTCATCAATTCGACGCCTCACATGAGCTTCGTCTGGGGCGACGAGAACATCGCCTTCCTGAAGCGACGCCACGCGGCGCTGCAGGCCAGCCCGCTGTTCCGTGGGATGCAGTATTCCGAAGACCCGGCGCAGATCGGCAAATGGGTGCCCTTGATGATGGAAGGCCGCGACGCGACGCAGAAGGTCGCCGCGACCTGGACGCCCATCGGCACGGACGTGAACTTCGGCGAGATCACGCGCCAGTTCGTCGGGCATCTGCAGACGCGGTCGAATTTCTCGCTCAAGCTCTCCAGCGAGGTCCAGGACATCACGCGCAATGCCGACGGCACCTGGCGCATCGGCTACAAGAATCTGAAGGACGGCAGCACCACGCAAACCGACGCCAGATTCGTCTTCGTCGGCGCGGGCGGCGGTGCTCTGCACCTGTTGCAGAAGTCGGGCATCCCCGAGGCCAAGGACTACGCAGGCTTTCCGGTGGGCGGCTCGTTCCTGGTGACGGAGAATCCGGCGATCGTGGAACGGCACCTCGCCAAGGCCTATGGCAAGGCGTCGGTGGGATCGCCGCCGATGTCGGTGCCGCACCTCGACACGCGCATCCTCGACGGCAAGCGCGTCATCCTCTTCGGTCCCTTCGCCACCTTCTCGACCAAGTTCCTCAAGGAAGGCTCCTACCTCGACCTGCTCACCAGCACGACACCGCACAACGTCTGGCCGATGGTGAAGGTGGGCGTGGCGGAATACTCGCTCGTCGAGTACCTGGCCGGCCAGGTGATGCTGTCGGACGACGACCGGCTGAAGGCACTGCGCGAGTACCTCCCGAACGCAAAGAAGGAGGACTGGCGCCTCTGGCAGGCGGGCCAGCGCGTGCAGATCATCAAGCGCGACAAGGCCAGGGGTGGCGTGCTGAAGCTCGGCACCGAGATCGTCAGTTCGCAGGACGGCACCCTGGCCGGCCTGCTGGGTGCCTCGCCCGGCGCTTCCACCGCGGCGCCGATCATGCTGGACCTGATGAAGCAGGTCTTCAAGGACAAGCTGGCCACGCCCGCCTGGCAGTCCCGCATCCGCGAGATGGTGCCCAGCTACGGCACGGCGCTCAACGCCAGCGCGGAGAAGGTCCAGCAGGAATGGACGTCGACCAGCCAGGTCCTGCAACTGGCACCGCCGCCGACGCTGGATGCCATGACGACGTCGCCGGCACCGGTTTCGGCGCCCGCCACGTCGGCCCGTCCCTCACCGAGCGGCCAGCCGGCCACGCGTCAGCCTTCGAAGGCGTCGACCGACATGGCCCTCTGA
- the ubiE gene encoding bifunctional demethylmenaquinone methyltransferase/2-methoxy-6-polyprenyl-1,4-benzoquinol methylase UbiE, producing the protein MSTTHFGFENVDERDKARRVRGVFDSVATRYDLMNDLMSVGMHRAWKAYTVMVANVGEGSRVLDIAGGTGDLALAFSKKVGTTGEVVHTDINEAMLRTGRERLLDAGVSLPTMVCDAEKLPFPDDHFDVVTVAFGLRNMTHKDLALKEMNRVLKPRGKLLVLEFSKVAQPLRKAYDWYSFKVLPRLGKAVAGDDASYRYLAESIRMHPSQEELKALMKEGGFGHVDYHNMTGGIVALHVGIKC; encoded by the coding sequence ATGAGCACCACCCATTTCGGTTTCGAGAACGTCGACGAACGCGACAAGGCGCGTCGCGTGCGGGGCGTGTTCGACTCGGTCGCCACGCGCTACGACCTCATGAACGACCTGATGTCGGTCGGCATGCATCGCGCCTGGAAGGCCTACACCGTGATGGTCGCCAACGTCGGCGAGGGCTCGCGCGTGCTGGACATCGCGGGCGGCACGGGCGACCTGGCGTTGGCCTTCTCGAAGAAGGTGGGTACCACCGGCGAGGTCGTGCACACCGACATCAACGAGGCCATGCTGCGCACCGGCCGCGAGCGTCTGCTCGACGCCGGCGTGAGCCTGCCGACGATGGTCTGCGATGCCGAGAAGCTGCCGTTTCCCGACGACCACTTCGACGTCGTCACGGTCGCCTTCGGCCTGCGCAACATGACGCACAAGGACCTGGCGCTCAAGGAGATGAACCGCGTGCTCAAGCCGCGCGGCAAGCTGCTGGTGCTGGAGTTCTCCAAGGTCGCGCAGCCGTTGCGCAAGGCCTACGACTGGTATTCCTTCAAGGTGCTGCCACGCCTGGGCAAGGCGGTGGCGGGCGATGACGCCAGCTATCGCTACCTGGCGGAATCCATCCGGATGCACCCGTCGCAGGAAGAGCTCAAGGCCCTCATGAAGGAGGGCGGTTTCGGCCATGTGGACTATCACAACATGACCGGCGGCATCGTCGCCCTGCATGTTGGAATCAAGTGTTGA
- a CDS encoding HIT family protein, whose product MSDVSTPLPTARRAGCPLCDAAGGRIVFDAADFRVVHADEAGFPAFYRVVWHDHVAEFSDLDATGRARCMDAVATVERVLIEHLAPAKVNLAALGNMVPHLHWHVIARFEGDSHFPAPVWAEARRSRDTAREAAVAALLPVLERTLAERLSAIGTD is encoded by the coding sequence GTGAGCGACGTGTCGACGCCGCTGCCAACCGCGCGCCGGGCGGGCTGCCCGCTGTGCGACGCGGCGGGCGGGCGCATCGTGTTCGATGCGGCCGACTTCCGCGTCGTCCATGCGGACGAGGCCGGCTTCCCGGCGTTCTACCGCGTGGTCTGGCACGACCACGTGGCCGAGTTCTCCGACCTCGACGCGACCGGACGCGCGCGCTGCATGGACGCCGTGGCGACGGTCGAGCGCGTCCTGATCGAGCATCTGGCACCGGCCAAGGTCAACTTGGCCGCGTTGGGCAACATGGTGCCGCACCTGCACTGGCACGTGATCGCGCGCTTCGAGGGCGACAGCCATTTTCCCGCGCCGGTCTGGGCCGAGGCCCGGCGTTCCCGCGACACCGCGCGCGAGGCCGCCGTCGCCGCGCTGCTGCCGGTGCTCGAGCGGACGCTCGCCGAGCGCCTGAGCGCCATCGGCACCGACTGA
- a CDS encoding DUF971 domain-containing protein has protein sequence MAGLHIGAPTPQSITVHGQSRVLEVGFSDGANFRIPFELMRVYSPSAEVQGHGPGQEVLQTGKRDVGLLALEPVGNYAVKPVFTDGHESGIFTWTLLYELGAQQEALWARYEQRLSAAGVDRDAPMAVSGGGGGHACGSH, from the coding sequence ATGGCAGGCCTGCACATCGGCGCACCGACGCCCCAATCGATCACCGTCCACGGCCAGTCGCGCGTGCTGGAGGTGGGTTTTTCCGACGGTGCGAACTTCCGCATCCCGTTCGAACTGATGCGCGTGTACTCGCCATCGGCCGAAGTCCAGGGCCACGGCCCCGGCCAGGAGGTGTTGCAGACCGGCAAACGCGACGTCGGCCTGCTGGCGCTGGAGCCCGTGGGCAATTACGCGGTCAAGCCGGTCTTCACCGACGGCCATGAAAGCGGCATCTTCACATGGACGCTGCTCTACGAGCTCGGCGCTCAGCAGGAGGCGCTGTGGGCGCGCTACGAACAGCGCCTGTCGGCCGCCGGCGTGGACCGCGACGCGCCCATGGCCGTGTCGGGCGGCGGTGGCGGTCACGCCTGCGGCAGCCACTGA
- a CDS encoding DUF502 domain-containing protein — protein MHALRKWLLSGLLVIVPLVITLGVLNWIIGTLDQTLWLLPTEWTDWLNAHRVRGLGVLLTLAILLVVGAVASNFVGKRLLGWGDALVRRIPVVRSIYSSVKQVSDTLFSENGNAFRTAVLIQWPREGSWTIAFVTGTPGSEVRERLGGGDYLGVYVPTTPNPTGGYFVMLKRSECIELKMSVDDALKYIVSMGVVVPGGPATLATHS, from the coding sequence ATGCACGCGCTGCGCAAATGGCTGCTTTCGGGCCTGCTGGTCATCGTGCCGTTGGTCATCACGCTGGGCGTTCTCAACTGGATCATCGGCACGCTGGACCAGACGCTGTGGCTGCTGCCCACCGAGTGGACCGATTGGCTCAACGCCCATCGGGTGCGTGGCCTGGGCGTGCTGCTCACGCTGGCCATCCTCCTGGTGGTCGGCGCGGTCGCCAGCAACTTCGTCGGCAAGCGCCTGCTGGGCTGGGGCGATGCCCTGGTGCGGCGCATCCCGGTCGTGCGCTCGATCTATTCCAGCGTCAAGCAGGTGTCGGACACGCTGTTCTCCGAGAACGGCAACGCCTTTCGCACGGCGGTGCTGATCCAGTGGCCGCGGGAGGGTTCCTGGACCATCGCCTTCGTCACCGGGACGCCGGGCAGCGAAGTGCGCGAGCGGCTCGGCGGCGGTGACTATCTGGGCGTCTACGTGCCCACCACGCCCAACCCGACCGGCGGCTATTTCGTCATGCTCAAGCGCAGCGAGTGCATCGAACTGAAGATGAGCGTGGACGACGCGCTCAAGTACATCGTCTCGATGGGTGTGGTCGTCCCCGGCGGCCCCGCGACCCTCGCGACCCATTCCTAG
- a CDS encoding zinc ribbon domain-containing protein, with amino-acid sequence MPIYAYKCSACGFAKDALQKMSDAPLTVCPACGASAFEKQVTAAGFQLKGSGWYVTDFREGGGKKPADAGAAKSEGDTGKAAAAPAESAGGGNPPAAAPAPAAGSAPAPAPAPAPKPKSD; translated from the coding sequence ATGCCCATCTACGCCTACAAATGCAGCGCCTGCGGCTTCGCCAAGGACGCCTTGCAGAAAATGTCCGATGCCCCGCTGACGGTGTGTCCGGCGTGCGGTGCGAGCGCGTTCGAGAAGCAGGTCACCGCTGCGGGCTTCCAACTCAAGGGTTCCGGCTGGTACGTGACCGACTTCCGAGAAGGCGGCGGCAAGAAACCCGCCGATGCGGGTGCCGCCAAGAGCGAGGGCGACACCGGCAAGGCGGCCGCCGCGCCGGCCGAGTCCGCCGGCGGCGGCAACCCGCCCGCCGCCGCCCCGGCGCCTGCCGCCGGCTCCGCGCCGGCACCGGCCCCCGCGCCCGCGCCCAAGCCCAAGAGCGACTGA
- a CDS encoding Tim44-like domain-containing protein: protein MKNFWTACLVCAMVLVSAQADAKRMGGGQSMGRQSNNVTQREASPPASPTTPGAPAQNANNAAARPGAAAPAAAAPKRNWGGMLGGLAAGLGLAWLAHSLGLGAGFGNILLILLVVMAGFMAWRFFAARSRAGNGGGQRNGDFAFQGAGNSPADAPTPTQYSPAKVGNDASARPWETGATSFDANAQRPGAASGISSMANAAGAGAVGAAGGSMIGSALGGAQSWGVPADFDTDGFLTAAKRNFVTLQDAWDRADVGNLRSMMTDGMLGEIQSQLAERETHTGGQPNKTEVVMLDAKLLGIEELPDVYLASVEFSGMIREDAAAGPSPFREVWNMTKPTNGAGGWLVAGVQALQ, encoded by the coding sequence ATGAAGAACTTCTGGACCGCGTGCCTGGTGTGCGCCATGGTGCTCGTGAGCGCCCAGGCCGATGCAAAGCGCATGGGGGGCGGGCAGTCGATGGGCCGCCAGTCGAACAACGTGACGCAGCGCGAGGCGTCGCCACCGGCCTCGCCGACGACGCCGGGCGCCCCGGCGCAGAACGCCAACAACGCGGCCGCCCGTCCTGGTGCCGCCGCGCCCGCCGCCGCCGCGCCCAAGCGCAACTGGGGCGGCATGCTCGGCGGCCTGGCCGCGGGTCTGGGCCTGGCGTGGCTCGCGCATTCGCTGGGCCTGGGTGCCGGCTTCGGCAACATCCTGCTGATCCTGCTGGTGGTCATGGCCGGTTTCATGGCGTGGCGTTTCTTCGCGGCCCGCTCGCGCGCCGGCAACGGCGGTGGCCAGCGCAACGGCGACTTCGCGTTCCAGGGTGCCGGCAACAGCCCCGCGGACGCACCGACGCCCACGCAGTACAGCCCCGCCAAGGTGGGCAACGACGCCTCGGCACGGCCCTGGGAGACGGGCGCCACGTCCTTCGATGCCAACGCGCAGCGTCCCGGTGCCGCGTCGGGCATCTCGTCGATGGCCAACGCGGCCGGCGCCGGTGCGGTCGGTGCGGCCGGCGGCAGCATGATCGGTTCGGCCCTGGGCGGTGCGCAGTCGTGGGGCGTTCCGGCCGATTTCGACACCGACGGCTTCCTGACCGCCGCGAAGCGCAATTTCGTGACGCTGCAGGATGCCTGGGACCGTGCCGACGTCGGCAACCTGCGCTCCATGATGACCGACGGCATGCTCGGCGAGATCCAGTCGCAGCTGGCCGAACGCGAGACGCACACCGGTGGCCAGCCCAACAAGACCGAGGTCGTGATGCTTGACGCCAAGCTGCTGGGCATCGAGGAGTTGCCCGACGTCTACCTGGCGAGTGTCGAGTTCTCCGGCATGATCCGCGAGGACGCGGCGGCTGGCCCGAGCCCGTTCCGCGAGGTCTGGAACATGACCAAGCCCACCAATGGCGCGGGCGGCTGGCTGGTGGCGGGCGTGCAGGCATTGCAATGA
- a CDS encoding sodium:solute symporter family protein codes for MLLTLVAVYLLFTIAIGLVAARRVDNTADFAIAGRHLPLFMIVTTTFATWFGSETVLGIPAKFIDGGLRGVIEDPFGAGTCLILVGLFFAGKLYRMTLLTISDYYRERYGRTVEVACSLIIMVSYLGWVSAQVTALGLVFNVLSAGAIPIPVGMVIGVVSILAYTLFGGMWSVAVTDFIQMIILVVGLGVIAVFAGQMAGGADKVVAFAISRDLFRFWPEPTLRDILFFFAAAITIMLGSIPQQDVFQRVMSANDLRAATRGPVIGGVAYILFAFVPMFLVASALIIMPEQAQALLQEDPQKVLPTLVLEKMPFAMQVLFFGALLSAIKSTASATLLAPSVTFTENIWRQFRPGGTDRENLRTMRVTVLVFSAAVLAYAIRMQGTPIYELVSGAYQVPLVGAFVPLVCGLYWQRATTQGAVAAVLLGIGVWLAFLALPWGESFPAQLAGVLAAFAGMGAGSLAPQWLANVRTPHRPLATEAG; via the coding sequence TTGCTGCTGACCCTGGTCGCCGTCTACCTGCTGTTCACGATCGCCATCGGCTTGGTGGCGGCCCGGCGGGTCGACAACACGGCCGATTTCGCCATCGCCGGACGCCATCTGCCCTTGTTCATGATCGTGACGACCACCTTCGCGACGTGGTTCGGCTCCGAGACCGTGCTCGGCATTCCGGCGAAGTTCATCGACGGTGGCCTGCGGGGCGTGATCGAGGACCCGTTCGGCGCCGGCACGTGCCTGATCCTGGTCGGACTGTTCTTCGCCGGCAAGCTCTACCGGATGACGCTGCTGACCATCAGCGACTACTACCGCGAGCGCTACGGCCGCACGGTGGAGGTGGCGTGCTCGCTCATCATCATGGTGAGCTACCTGGGCTGGGTGTCGGCGCAGGTCACGGCACTCGGGCTGGTGTTCAACGTGCTGTCGGCCGGTGCCATCCCGATTCCCGTGGGCATGGTGATCGGCGTCGTCTCGATCCTGGCCTACACGCTGTTCGGCGGCATGTGGTCGGTGGCGGTGACCGATTTCATCCAGATGATCATCCTGGTCGTGGGTCTGGGGGTAATCGCGGTGTTCGCCGGTCAGATGGCCGGTGGCGCCGACAAGGTGGTGGCATTCGCGATCAGCCGCGACCTGTTCCGCTTCTGGCCGGAGCCCACGCTGCGCGACATCCTGTTCTTCTTCGCCGCCGCCATCACCATCATGCTGGGCTCGATCCCGCAGCAGGACGTGTTCCAGCGCGTGATGTCCGCCAACGACCTGCGCGCGGCCACGCGCGGTCCGGTCATCGGCGGGGTGGCGTACATCCTGTTCGCCTTCGTGCCCATGTTCCTGGTGGCCAGCGCGCTGATCATCATGCCGGAGCAGGCCCAGGCCCTGCTTCAGGAGGATCCGCAGAAGGTGCTGCCCACGCTGGTGCTGGAGAAGATGCCCTTCGCGATGCAGGTGCTGTTCTTCGGCGCGCTGCTCTCGGCCATCAAGTCGACCGCTTCGGCGACGCTGCTGGCGCCGAGCGTCACCTTCACGGAGAACATCTGGCGCCAGTTCCGCCCGGGCGGCACCGACCGCGAGAACCTGCGCACCATGCGCGTCACCGTGCTGGTGTTCAGCGCCGCCGTGCTGGCCTATGCGATCCGCATGCAGGGCACGCCGATCTACGAACTGGTCTCCGGGGCCTACCAGGTGCCGCTGGTGGGCGCCTTCGTGCCGCTGGTGTGCGGGCTCTACTGGCAACGGGCGACCACCCAGGGCGCCGTGGCCGCCGTGCTGCTGGGCATCGGGGTCTGGCTGGCGTTCCTGGCACTGCCCTGGGGCGAGTCGTTCCCGGCCCAGCTCGCGGGCGTGCTGGCCGCGTTCGCGGGAATGGGGGCTGGATCGCTCGCACCGCAATGGCTGGCCAACGTGCGCACGCCGCACCGCCCGCTCGCGACCGAGGCGGGTTGA
- the aspS gene encoding aspartate--tRNA ligase: MTMRSHYCGLVTEALMGQTVTLCGWVNRRRDHGGVIFIDVRDREGYVQVVCDPDRAATFAVAEGLRNEFCVQVTGLVRARPEGTTNENLKSGKIEVLCHDLKVLNPSVTPPFLLDDDNLSETTRLTHRVLDLRRPAMQRNMMLRYKVTMEARKFLDANGFIDIETPMLGKSTPEGARDYLVPSRVHDGSFFALPQSPQLFKQLLMVAGYDRYYQIVKCFRDEDLRADRQPEFTQIDIETSFMAEEEIREMFEGMIRNVFRNAAGIDLPVFPTMTYGDAMFRYGSDKPDLRVKLEFTELTELMKHVEFKVFSNAATMKGGRVVALRVPGGGGEGGLSRGEIDAYQEFVKIYGAKGLAYIKVNDTAAGRDGLQSPIVKNLDDAALAEIIARTGASNGDILFFGADKEKVVNDAIGALRVKIGHSVFGRRSGLFDDRWAPLWVVDFPMFEYDEEGQRWSAVHHPFTAPKDGHENLMDTAPEKCIAKAYDMVLNGIEMGGGSVRIHREDVQSKVFRALKISAEDAQLKFGFLLDALQYGAPPHGGIAIGLDRLVMLMTGADSIRDVIAFPKTQRAQDLLTQAPSPVDEKQLRELHIRLRNVEAKA; the protein is encoded by the coding sequence ATGACCATGCGTTCCCACTATTGCGGTCTCGTGACCGAGGCCCTGATGGGCCAGACCGTGACCCTCTGCGGCTGGGTCAACCGTCGCCGCGACCATGGCGGCGTCATCTTCATCGACGTGCGCGACCGCGAAGGCTACGTGCAGGTGGTGTGCGATCCCGACCGGGCCGCCACCTTCGCGGTGGCCGAAGGGCTGCGCAACGAGTTCTGCGTCCAGGTCACGGGCCTGGTGCGCGCGCGTCCCGAGGGCACCACCAACGAGAACCTCAAGAGCGGCAAGATCGAGGTGCTGTGCCACGACCTGAAGGTGCTCAACCCGTCGGTCACGCCGCCGTTCCTGCTCGACGACGACAACCTGAGCGAGACCACGCGCCTCACGCACCGCGTGCTCGACCTGCGCCGCCCGGCCATGCAGCGCAACATGATGCTGCGCTACAAGGTCACGATGGAGGCGCGCAAGTTCCTCGACGCCAACGGCTTCATCGACATCGAGACGCCGATGCTGGGCAAGTCCACGCCCGAGGGCGCGCGCGACTATCTGGTGCCCAGCCGCGTGCACGACGGCAGCTTCTTCGCGCTGCCCCAGTCGCCCCAGCTGTTCAAGCAGTTGCTGATGGTGGCGGGCTACGACCGCTACTACCAGATCGTCAAGTGCTTCCGCGACGAGGACCTGCGCGCCGACCGCCAGCCCGAATTCACGCAGATCGACATCGAGACCTCGTTCATGGCCGAGGAGGAGATCCGCGAGATGTTCGAAGGGATGATCCGCAACGTCTTTCGCAACGCCGCGGGCATCGACCTGCCGGTGTTCCCGACGATGACGTACGGCGACGCGATGTTCAGGTACGGCTCGGACAAGCCGGACCTGCGCGTCAAGCTCGAATTCACCGAACTCACCGAGTTGATGAAGCATGTCGAGTTCAAGGTCTTCTCGAACGCCGCGACGATGAAGGGCGGTCGCGTCGTCGCCCTGCGCGTGCCCGGCGGCGGCGGCGAGGGCGGCCTGTCGCGCGGCGAGATCGACGCCTACCAGGAGTTCGTGAAGATCTATGGCGCCAAGGGCCTGGCCTACATCAAGGTCAACGACACCGCGGCCGGCCGTGACGGCCTGCAGAGCCCGATCGTCAAGAACCTCGACGACGCCGCCCTGGCCGAGATCATCGCGCGCACCGGGGCGTCCAACGGCGACATCCTGTTCTTTGGCGCCGACAAGGAGAAGGTCGTCAACGACGCCATCGGCGCGCTGCGCGTGAAGATCGGTCACAGCGTGTTCGGCCGCCGCAGTGGACTGTTCGACGATCGCTGGGCCCCGCTGTGGGTGGTCGATTTCCCGATGTTCGAGTACGACGAGGAAGGCCAGCGCTGGTCCGCCGTGCACCACCCGTTCACCGCGCCGAAGGACGGTCACGAGAACCTGATGGACACCGCGCCCGAGAAATGCATCGCCAAGGCCTACGACATGGTGCTCAACGGCATCGAGATGGGCGGCGGTTCGGTGCGGATCCATCGCGAGGACGTGCAGAGCAAGGTGTTCCGCGCACTCAAGATCAGTGCCGAGGACGCGCAGCTCAAGTTCGGCTTCCTGCTCGACGCGCTGCAGTACGGCGCGCCGCCCCACGGTGGCATCGCCATCGGCCTGGACCGCCTGGTGATGCTGATGACCGGCGCCGATTCGATCCGCGACGTCATCGCCTTCCCCAAGACCCAGCGCGCGCAGGACCTGCTGACGCAGGCGCCCAGCCCGGTCGACGAGAAGCAGCTGCGCGAACTGCACATCCGCCTGCGCAACGTCGAAGCCAAGGCCTGA